A stretch of DNA from Montipora foliosa isolate CH-2021 chromosome 4, ASM3666993v2, whole genome shotgun sequence:
ggagagattcttttgggtagaggacaaggaaaccttaaacttaagccgaaacagaaagaagcgctacaggcgattgtttttgaacggtcgagattgtttaattgtcggagcaactgcagaatcactgaaacgagcgcgtAGGGTTAATCattttcttcacatgatctcgtgcaaagtgtagttagccaaaccgtaaattgaaagctaaaatgttaaagagggtttaggcctaatcactgcaacaagcgctattttcttgacacgatctcgtgaaaaatgtagttaatctaaccgtaaaattcacaattgatcactgcttaattcgcgagtcacgctttaagaacgagaaatactgttttgaataaattgcatatttcaacttgaatttattagtttctgcgtaccgcgtagcaagctacgcagaactttattcgagtggcagggtacatggggctttcgtcggtaccattgaCACAAACgccgcaaatttttaaaatgattttcctcaactgtaaagcttttccggcgtcggaaaaaacaaaactttcctccgcacaactggcatttattcaaaacagcacatgagcttgcgaaaaccaaaccttcactaagtgcccagcgaaataagccaatcggagcgtagatagCATTgtcgcaaccttttttttagtagccaatgaaaaatggtgtactgtcgaactttaccagatctctcATTTctagtgacagagtgagatctgggtacgagattaattttggctttgttgctcgtttttcatcaaggtcacaacttgtcgcgcaacaaatgtgctcgtgtagtagcaaatcaaccaatcagcgcgctgcatttcttcaacccgcaacaaatgtttttgttgcgggtcaagttgatcacgcaaggtgaaaaatgggaaacatcgacccaaacttgcaatgaaacaatgttgcgcgccaagttaagggtttttgtatctcgtatttcgccgtcTTTTTAACATATGTCGCAACATCAGCGTTTGGCCGGGTTTTAGATGTAATTAATCGAACATTGCAGGGCCAATCATGAGCGCGCgtgttttaagtttttttaactttcaaacTCCCATTTCAACGCAGGATTACAATTTGCAGACTCCGACGAAGCCTGTTGATTTTTTAAGATGTTCTTAAGACGAAATGAAGAGTTTTGAGCGATTTGGGAGGTTTCCTAGAAGTAGGGGAGATCCTGAAACCAAATTGAAGCAAGGAGCCCACAAAACTCTGTTGCACAGCTTGGTAAACTAGATGACTGGGCAGTGCTCCtggtttaaccctttaacacaCAGTGGCcaattatagattttactctgtctaaacgccagacgattttactcgtcaatggcggCCCCCTCGGGCCTTAAATAGCGGGATATTCTTCGCGGTCAAATTTGATTCGTAAGCGCAATGTGAACCCCTTGCCAACTTTGGCATGTTTCCTTCCCAGTCCTTCGTGCACAAGAGACAAACCAACAGTGCGATCAGTGGGAAGGAAGAATAACTGcattcttgaaaataaaattactttAGCAAAGAGTCAATTCTATGTTTATTTCAGCATGAGATTTTAACATGCGTGATCGTTAAAAAGTACATTGTACAATTAATCCAAAGATTGGTGCTATCGACTGCGAGCAATGTCTCGAGATCTGACGCCCGAGTGGAGCCGGCAGCGCCAGGCACAGAGCTTACTATGCTTTTATTTTAGGTATTATTTTAGAGGATTATTAATGTCGGTTGACTTGGCTAAAATTGTGTAATTTTTGGTGTACACCGAGATAGGAAATAAAATGTCACCATCTTTATAGAccttcagtttttctttttgtgtctGGGAAGGCAGAAGTCACTGTGTCATGCAGGAGTCCATCAAATGGAGCCTCTCTTTCATACGGGCCTCGGAGTCATTCCTTTCTCGAGTAGAATTATTAACAGAACGCCTCTTGTGGGGAGTACGAGGTTAAaaggccaatcaaaacagagctatgacAGTGCCATTGCATGTTTTACGCATCACGTTAGAATTTGTTTTGCACTTTGCTTTAGTTTGTGTTGCTCTCTGACAAAGCACAAAAGCGACGGCaatgcaaaaagagaacatttgaACACAGTTTAACGGACCCACTGATCGATACACAACTCCGAACTCTGCTCACACGAAAACTGAAAGAGGTACGAAAATCTTTGTTCGCAGGTCGTTTTTGAACGGTCTTGCCACGTGACGTTTTTTACTAAACAGTGCTTTCTTAACTGCAATATtgtatttaaaacaaaaagcaaacggCGCACGCAATCATAGACTGCCTTTTATTTACACTGACACCATTCGAAAAAAGCGTCCGTCAGTGCATTTAGTCAACCAAATGTGCGATTTTCGACAATGGCGGAATTCACACCACGCAGAGACGAATAACTAGTCTAAGACGCATATTTCGTCTGCAATTCGTCTTACAGAAGTGCTGACAGACTAATCAATCGAAGACAAATTTTGGTCCCTAATTCGTCTTAACACCAGATTTATATCTAGACAAATTGAAGACGAAACATCCGTCTTAGTCTGGCCTGcatagctggcggtattgttaACGCGAGGCAAATTAACCAGCGGAAAATGAGGAGGGGATACTTCACAGCGCCCCTCCCCAGTCTCCActcgttaatttgcctctcgcgccaacaaCCACCATTTACGCAGCCTAGTCTTAAACGAGTTATTCTTCTCCAGGAAGAAATTCGGCCACTCTGAGAATTGTGCATTCAGAACTGATAATGTTGCAACGTTTGAAACGATCACATCCATTTCGTCTACAGTTAATCCTGAAAGTTCATTGGTGAAATTTCTTTGACATTCTAGAAAATGATTTAGCAAATACATTCCATgctgccgtgcgtctgttcagtaacagatcacaaatgacgtcaaaatgtggtaagaacaaaaaaatgaaacgaGGCGATGggcgagtgtgtcactgatgttcttaccacattttgacgtcttctgtgatctattactgaacagacgcacggcaacatggaatctatttgttttatataataaagaattaaactttattcgcataaaagctgatggtgacgtcaatcgtgcatctgtcctctaatagatcataggcaaaaaccaatcaaaatgcgagaataacttgggttattttATAAAGAAAGATAGATGTGATCGcacatgtgttcccgtgaaaagactaatgaatgaaagaaatgtataagTGAAGTGCGGGTTATGGTCGAGAGGTAGAACTTTTCAAGTGTCTGTAAGCGACAATTGCTTAGATTGTCCAGTTAACTGCGACGGAAACTTCTAACTTTCCCGAATAACTCGCACATCAAATATGGATTTCTTTCATTCTCGAGCATGTTTGTTCTCTTAATTTCAAGACATGGTCTTGCAGTGAATTTTGACCAGGCAAAACCTGCTATCGACATCGCAACACCGCGCAGCAAAATATGACAATTTTATTCACAACTAGTGTTTGACATAGGAGAGAATAACATTGGGGATTCTTGAAAGCCAACAAGATCACCGCCGAGTCGTGTTTGTATTGAGTTTGACAATAACGGAGAAATTTGAGCTGATGTCCAGGGTTTGCCCCCAGTTTTGGAAGGATGGCGAACCAAGCATGGGGTAGAATGAAACTGGTTTTGAAGTTCATTACGGATACTGTTGCTTTCAGAGGAAACTGGGGATAAGGAAGAAATGTAAGAATAATCAGAACTCGCAAACAGGGATGCCGAATTCATTTCGTGTCTGCTATAGGACTGCATGGGGTTTGGATGAGTTCTGGGATGTGAAAACAGGTCAGGCGTCCCGCTCAAAAGTCTTGTACAAGAGGGTGATTCATCGTCAATGAACCCTTGAGaggtgaaaaggtctattgttttaGAGCAATTTCCATCCATCCCCGACATCGACTGGGAGAAGAGTATAGGCGAGGAAGTGGTTGATATATCATTCCCAGGCAAGGACACTTCCTCATTCCTTTCGAAGTTACTATGAGATCTTTGAGTTCGAATTGACTTGCTTCCTGGTTTAAGATCTGTTTCATTTATATTCAAGTCACGTGGCTGTATTACACTACTGTTATTATGTTCCTGAGACATTTCGTTAATATCCTTTTTATCGTATTCAGAGAGGCAGAGATATTTCGTTTGTCTCGTACTTTGTTTATCAGCCTTGGCAAAATCACTCAACAGACCGACGCCAATGCTGTCCTCATTGCAGCAGTCATCTTCGAACAGCTTGGTCAAAACACGTTCATAGTCCATCTTGAACCGAGACACTGAAGATTTAATAAAAGAATCCGTTTCGTCCACGTAAGAAGTCAAAAAGTACGGTGATATGGACCGTTTACTAGTTGGACAAACTCTATTATCTTCTCTGTGACATGGGTTATTGGACTTTAAAAGACTATTCGTGTCCTTTATGTTGGCATCACTTATAGCAATGATGTTATCGACCTCACGTTTCGAACAAGTGCATTTCCTTTGAAAGGCTTTGGCTCCGTCGTCGGCGAGAGGCAATATTGGGTTCTTTACTTGTGTGTTGTCACAATCAAAGTCCATGTCAGCCAAGAAAGCATTCAGGTCATCGGAAGAGAGAAAATCCGCATAAGTAGTCTGATCATTTTGAACTGGTGTTTTGGACAGTTTGAAGAGCACTTCTTTGAACGTGGCAAAGATCGACGTCCTTGTCTCATCTGACGTCACATTCTCTGGCGTCAGTGATTGTGACGTCACCCCATCTTGTGCCTCAGGGGGTTGAGTAATGGGACAACTTTTACTACCTGAGGTAACCATGTATTGTCCAATCTTTCCACTCCTATCGTCACTTTCCAGATCAGCAAGAAAAGCACTTAGGTCCTCTGAAGAAGGGAAGTCATCCCATTCTACCCACTCCTCAGCCTGAGCTTGCGATTCAATCAAGTCTTCATCGACCTTTGCGTTCTCTTGTTGACCCGATGACACGTGATCAGGTGTTAGTATCTCATTCAGATGAGGAACAGTTGCGTTGATCAATGCTGTGTGGTTGCCTTCGTCTATACAAcaaatacaaacaaacaaaccaaaaaaaactgGTCAATATGGCGGCGTTTGATTGTAGGCCGTAAAAATCATAATAACTAGTTTGTCCAATGCCAACAAATGCATACAGTCAAATGGGCCAATTACAACGCAAAGCAAATAGATACGAGAAGCCGGTGGAAAGAGCGCGAAAACGCGTGCACgcaatttacaaaaattacatttGCTTTCAAGCGATTGGCTGACGTGTGGAGCATGATTTTTAAGGCCAACGTGCAAAACCGAGGCAatgatgaaattccttttaaacaggagcccattacccgaaGCTTCCATACGTATtgtatccttgagtcaaccctgtcccatGTCTTTTCATTTTTAGAACTGCTACATCAATTTGAAATACCTTCGTTTTTCGAGTGTCCTACATGACACATAATCAATGGATGAtcataggtctcttatgattggctattgtgaaaataCCCACGAAAACTCCACAGGggggtgcttctaaaaataaaaggATAGGGGACAGGGTTGATTCAGGGGTTTAATATAGAAGATGGATGCACCGTGTAATGGGGTCCTGCTTTAAAGGAATCCTACATTCATTCAAAGGAAAACATAAAATGTTTCATATTTCCCAGGCAACGCCACCTTGAATAGTAGTGACGCGCTGCGGTTGCCGTATTGTTATTTCAAACAAAAGCTTTGTGACCATGAATAAGGCAAAATTATTttaccttgttcccagggtgtCTCTTCTTCTCTTCCCATGGGAAGGGAACAAGAGAGaactggaaacgaggttgatgAAAAAGCCATTTCCCTCAGTTTAAAGTTATGCTTTAGCAGGAGTCGTGGTTCTTTTTAATACTCGATTAAAAACAACTGGCTAAAGCAATTTTATCATTGGTGTCACTTTTGAATTTGTATCCGAAATATTTGttgcttatcccggtttctgtagcatgaagcgactaggagtatttctactgccccctggatgggatgctagtccatcgcagggctacccccaacattaaattcaccagtacccatttatacacctgggcagagagaggcaccgtgagagtaaagtgtcttgcccaagaacacaacaaacCCCGCGATCCCGCGAGACCTTTGCAGCAACACAGAAAATTGACTGtccttttctttcctctttCATGCAATATTTTATGACTTTTTGGGAAGTCCGGCCGTGTTCTAACGAGTATTGTTTCTTTACCCttggctttaaaatgtttcCGGGTATTGACACGATCTAACCAACCATGAAATACTACAAAGCAAGTCAACCACAAGGCGAACACTTTGTACTTCCTTTAGCGTCCCAGAAAGTTGTTGGGCATGAGCAAGTTCTGTATGTCCGGGTACAAATACCTGGTACTTGTTTTCGGAACTTAATCATTATCCATTGTCATTTTCTGTCGCACCAGTGTTTCACAAAGCAAAATGATTTCCATTGTAAGCAAAAAaagattacttttctttttaattcagTCACGGCATATGTTCTTTGTGTTGTCTCGCAACGCTGCTCCCCTGTGTTGCGTGACGACCCAAAAGAACGGCTGCCTGGAGACTAGTCACGGCACGCCACACAAACGTACAAAATCGTGAAAATCATTAAAAGGCGCTTTACACTTCGAGGTCAGATCAAAAGCAAAGTTGCCACTCCTGGTGATTTTTCACCAAACCTGGTGAAATCGGTCCAAGTCTGGTGATCTGGTGAAGGAAATCTGAAATCCCTCAAATCTGGTGAAATATCACCCtttataaatataattatattacaaattacatttatatttatattttttatatttttatgacAATAAAATTCCCAACTATTCCAAGTCTTATTTTTGATCTCTGCGTATACACTACAGTGACTACACTGAGTACCCAGCTGTACTAGCGTGGTGCAGACCACACAAAACGCGGACTCAGATTGTTCGACAATTCCAAGCATGGCGGCTATTACTATTATGAGTTATGACCATAGAGTGATGTACGTTATATAAGCCGTTATATAGGGTTTTAGCACTCGATATAATCGATATTCGTTTCTAGACCCCTTCCTTCCACTTTCGGACGGGACCAGGGGACAAGATCGGCAACCAGTTTCCAGGCTCTCTGTTGATATCTGATAAAAACAAGACATATGGTGAAATTTGGGGACCGAattagtgaaatccaaaaatcagAGTGGCAACATCGATCAAAAGTGACCCGAAATCTGCTTGGATGCCCGCAGcacaatgaaaagacaaaaaGTGTTTTTTGCTAAGCTCACTTGACTAGGTGTGTTGGGTACCCAATTTAAAGGTTTGCACGATGGAGTCTTTCATGACAAACCTTAAAAAGCACGTTTCTTGTTCAATTTGTCTGGATACTTTTACCAAGCCCAAGACGATAGCTTGTCTGCATACATTTTGCTGTGATTGTTTGGAGAAACATGCACGCACAAGCTCCAGCGGTGGGAAGTTTCGCTGCCCCGAATGCCAAGCCGAAGTTGCCCTCCCCGAAGCAAACAGATTCGACAAACTACCGACAAGTTTTCATCACAATAGTTTGCTAAGCATTCTCGCCATCCGACAAGTTGGAGATGGTAGCGAGATCAGTTGCGGGATTTGCAAGAAGACCAGAGCGGAAATAACTTACTGTTTTGATTGCGAGAAACTGATGTGCAGCGACTGCAAAAACGCTCACGAAGTGTTCAAAGACGCAGGCTTCCAAGGACACAAGATCACCCCAGTGAAACAATTCCAAGCTCAAGATTACGAAACGTTGTTGAAAAGACAGTCTTTCTGCTCTCAGCAGTACCACGAGCGAGAACTAACGAGGTTTTACTGCACGGAATGCGAAATGTGcgtttgtcagatttgtatcaTCACGGAACACAAAACCCACGAAGTCGAACCACTTGAGAAAGCTGCGGATGGTGAAAAAACCGAGATTCTAGCGCGAGCTGAGAcgataaaggaaaaaatcaataaCTGCAATGCTTCCATTCAAGAGATTGAAGAAAGCGAGACAGAAATGGAGAGAAACGTGGCCTGCGCAAAGCGTGAAGTTTCCGAGGCAGCCGATCGAATGGTCGCGAAGATACGAGAACTTGAGCGCGAGAACATCACTGCCCTGGAGAACACACGCGTGTGGAGAGCTGAAAACTTCAACTCGGCAAAGCAGCAAATCCAGTCTCTCAAaaagcaatttaatcaagcagTCGATTTCGCAGACGACCTGGTTCAAAGATGCTCCAGTTCTGGTGTTATGCAAAGCAAGAAGAAATTTACTTCGCGTGCTGATGAGATTGACAAGAC
This window harbors:
- the LOC137999619 gene encoding uncharacterized protein, encoding MDTRSVFVLAKVVSIRNKFFYPCCTKCHKKVHTRCDDESIFSCQQCMQEYNAESVQYRYRVSLLASDRSQLVQITVFGSCLDRFFGTSATFFARFLNGSVFDALPSHLVYQAVQQCFVGSLLQFGFRISPTLTTTSKIPQNSSFHLKNIIQNKRALECANCNPEGLPSLLACQILPCSSHDQQMPTVLQILNEYLQLLRATPKKFSVETSQQSPMKDYSKSERNFIAGMASRCVSPQIPEASSIYCTPKDFCPGLVPLILTGQSQPSYRKFLMQGEPQGSNKTRLENACTSLTDEGNHTALINATVPHLNEILTPDHVSSGQQENAKVDEDLIESQAQAEEWVEWDDFPSSEDLSAFLADLESDDRSGKIGQYMVTSGSKSCPITQPPEAQDGVTSQSLTPENVTSDETRTSIFATFKEVLFKLSKTPVQNDQTTYADFLSSDDLNAFLADMDFDCDNTQVKNPILPLADDGAKAFQRKCTCSKREVDNIIAISDANIKDTNSLLKSNNPCHREDNRVCPTSKRSISPYFLTSYVDETDSFIKSSVSRFKMDYERVLTKLFEDDCCNEDSIGVGLLSDFAKADKQSTRQTKYLCLSEYDKKDINEMSQEHNNSSVIQPRDLNINETDLKPGSKSIRTQRSHSNFERNEEVSLPGNDISTTSSPILFSQSMSGMDGNCSKTIDLFTSQGFIDDESPSCTRLLSGTPDLFSHPRTHPNPMQSYSRHEMNSASLFASSDYSYISSLSPVSSESNSIRNELQNQFHSTPCLVRHPSKTGGKPWTSAQISPLLSNSIQTRLGGDLVGFQESPMLFSPMSNTSCE